The following proteins are co-located in the Apis mellifera strain DH4 linkage group LG11, Amel_HAv3.1, whole genome shotgun sequence genome:
- the LOC409265 gene encoding dolichyl-diphosphooligosaccharide--protein glycosyltransferase subunit STT3A — protein sequence MVTLIKTRGLRMSAQKQETLLKLTVLSLAAILSFATRLFSVLRFESVIHEFDPYFNYRTTKYLAENGFYSFHNWFDDRVWYPLGRIIGGTIYPGLMITSAALYHLSWLLNITLDIRTICVFLAPLFSSLTTIITYLLTKELKDSASGLFAAAMIAIVPGYISRSVAGSYDNEGIAIFCMLFTYYMWIKAVKTGAICWATCAALAYFYMVSSWGGYVFLINLIPLHVLTLMVTGRFSHRIYIAYSILYCLGTILSMQISFVGFQPVQSSEHMLALGVFGLCQIHALVDYLRSKMSQDDFEILFRGLVISVVTISFLLGVILTITGKISPWTGRFYSLLDPSYAKNHIPIIASVSEHQPTSWSSFYFDLQILVFLFPLGLYFCFSKLTDSNIFLILYGVTSLYFAGVMVRLMLVLAPVMCILSGIGASSLLVTYMKQVERGKISDKKLKKFESNYILRSEIATLFITVMCILFFSYTIHCTWVTAEAYSSPSIVLSARSPDGGRMIFDDFREAYYWLRMNTPENAKVMSWWDYGYQITAMANRTILVDNNTWNNTHISRVGQAMASSEEKAYEIMRELDVNYVLVIFGGLTGYSSDDINKFLWMVRIGGSTEKGKSITEWDYYNSAGEFRVDKEGSPILLNCLMYKMCYYRFGQIYTEGGKPSGYDRVRNMEIGNKDFELNMLEEAYTTEHWLVRIYKVKDLRNRGI from the exons ATGGtcacattaataaaaacaagagGTTTACGTATGTCTGCACAGAAGCAGGAAACACTTTTAAAGTTAACTGTGTTATCTCTTGCAGCAATTTTAT ctttTGCAACAAGATTATTCTCTGTCTTAAGATTTGAGAGTGTTATTCATGAATTTGatccatattttaattatcgcaCAACAAAGTATTTAGCAGAAAATGGATTTTATAGTTTTCATAATTGGTTTGATGATCGTGTTTGGTATCCTCTTGGAAGGATAATtggag gAACAATATATCCAGGATTAATGATAACATCAGCAGCATTATATCATCTTTCatggttattaaatattaccttAGATATACGTACTATTTGTGTCTTCCTTGCTCCATTATTTTCTAGCTTGACCacaattattacttatttacttaCCAAAGAATTgaag gATTCTGCATCGGGATTGTTTGCTGCAGCTATGATAGCAATTGTTCCTGGTTATATATCACGATCAGTGGCAGGATCTTATGATAATGAAGGCATAGCTATTTTTTGTatgttatttacatattatatgtgGATCAAAGCAGTTAAAACTGGAGCAATTTGTTGGGCAACCTGTGCTGCtcttgcatatttttatatggtgTCTTCTTGGGGTGGCTATGTAttcctaattaatttaattcctttaCATGTATTAACCTTAATGGTGACTGGCAGATTTTCTCATAGAATATACATTGCATATAGCATTCTATATTGTTTAGGAACAATTTTATCTATGCAAATATCCTTTGTTGGTTTTCAACCTGTTCAGAGTTCTGAACACATGCTT GCATTGGGAGTATTTGGACTTTGTCAGATTCATGCTCTAGTTGATTATTTACGTAGTAAAATGTCACaagatgattttgaaattttattccgtGGTCTTGTTATTTCTGTAGTTACCATATCGTTTCTATTAGGTGTTATTTTAACTATTACag gaaaaatatcACCATGGACTGGtcgtttttattctcttttggATCCATCCTATGCAAAAAACCACATACCAATAATTGCTTCTGTTTCTGAACATCAGCCAACATCATGgagttctttttattttgatctccAGATTTTAGTATTTCTATTTCCTTTAGGATTATATTTCTGTTTCTCAAAGTTAAcagattcgaatatttttctcattttatatGGAGTCACAAGTCTATACTTTGCT GGTGTAATGGTTCGTCTAATGTTAGTACTTGCTCCTGTAATGTGTATTTTGAGTGGAATTGGAGCATCTTCTTTACTTGTTACTTATATGAAACAagtagaaagaggaaaaattagtgataagaagttaaaaaaatttgaaagtaatTACATACTTAGAAGTGAG ATTGCTACACTCTTCATAACAGTAATGtgcattctctttttttcgtatACCATTCATTGTACATGGGTTACAGCAGAAGCCTATAGCTCGCCTAGTATTGTGTTATCGGCACGTTCTCCAGATGGTGGTCGCAtgatttttgatgattttagAGAAGCATATTATTGGTTACGCATGAATACGCcagaa aatgctAAAGTAATGTCTTGGTGGGATTATGGATATCAGATTACAGCAATGGCAAATCGTACAATTTTAGTAGACAATAATACATGGAACAATACTCACATATCAAGAGTTGGTCAAGCAATGGCAAGTTCTGAAGAAAAAGCTTACGAAATAATGAGAGAGTTAGACGTTAATTATGTTCTTGTTATTTTTGGAGGACTTACAGGCTATTCGTCAGatg atattaacaAGTTCCTATGGATGGTGCGTATTGGCGGAAGCactgaaaaaggaaaatctaTAACAGAATGGGATTATTATAACTCTGCAGGAGAGTTTCGTGTTGATAAAGAAGGTTCTCCAATTTTGCTCAATTGTCTTATGTATAAAATGTGTTACTACAGATTTGGTCAAATTTATACAGAAGGAG GAAAACCTTCTGGTTATGATAGAGTTAGAAATATGGAAATTGgtaataaagattttgaattaaacatGTTAGAAGAAGCCTACACTACAGAACATTGGCTTGTTCggatttataaagtaaaagacTTGAGAAACAGgggaatctaa